A region of the Vanrija pseudolonga chromosome 2, complete sequence genome:
AACGAAATCCGCCTCGTCATTGAACCAAAACTTGATGTCGTGCCCCGCGACACCGTCAACGAGCAGGTCCCAGCTCGCCTCCTCGTGCCGCGTCCCGTCGATCCActtgccctcgacgtcgttgggggcggggtcgacACTGAAGCCGCCAGAGGGAGCAATGACCTTGAgcacgctgctcgaggcgagGGGGAACGCGCGAGGCAGGGGCTTCTTGAACAGGCTGTTGATCGAGTGCTGGCGGCTCGAGCCGGGGATggggacgaggtcgacgacacccTCCCACCAGCCGGTCCAGGTGCCTTGCTCCGTCTCGGTGGGCAtgacgacgtcgatgccCTCCGTCTTGAAGCCCCATGCAAGCACCACGCCGGGCTGTGCGAGGAGCGACGACAGCCCGGACACGCCCTTGGACGGCAGGAGGGAGAGGAACGGCGTGAGGTTCTCGGTGCACAGGTGCAGGTGCGGGTTGGAGACGTAGTAGTGCGTCAAGTCTGACCGTCAGTGGGTGACATCCGTGGCAAATGTGTACCCACTCTGATCCTTCCTCGCCGGAGCGTAGAGGTGCCCAAACGTCCTCACGCTCTCACCGACGTGCTCCGCCCCAACACCAGCGCAGAACAGTCCACCAAAAGCCTTGGTGACGGCATCCCATCGCTCGTCCGTCTCCTCAGTGGTGCCGTTGACGAGCCACCCgcggacctcggcgccaccaccgcccgcctcgtACTCGAGCGGTCCCGACTCGCCATGCCGCTCCTGGTGCCACTGGCCCGCGGTGAATGACACTGTGAGCTCGGACACGTTGTTCTTCTCGAttgggaggaggagcgcagGCGGCGTGAGCGTGTGGTGGGATTGTGCTGGGCGTTAGCTACAATCTCGTGGATAAGCTAGCTTACATTCTCCGCCATGCAGCGAAAAGTGCGTCGTGAACTCGAACAGCACTGACAGCTTGCCGTCTGGCAGCGGGTGGAGAGTCAAGGACTCGTGGAAGGTGTCTGGTGGCCTCTGTGTTGCTTGGGACGAGGCGAGCCCCGCTATTGAGAGGACTGTGAGGAAGTAGGACAGGCGCATGGTGCGGGTGTCGGTGGTGGGGAAGGGGTGCAAGAGCAGTCGCGGTGTTGTCGCTGTTGTTGTCGgtgaggccgtcgtcgttgaacTTGACCTCGGTGTCATCGTCAtcgcgccttcctcggcgcctcCACTTCGCGCGTCGCGTGGCGAATTTCCGCCGACGCGTTTCATCCTTTTATCCCAACGTGGACACCACGTGCTAATAAAGGGAGGCTCGAAtacgtcgcgctcgcccaccaCGTCCCACGCGTCCGTCAgcttcatcgtcgtcgttctgGATCGAAATGTCTGGATGGTTGAGTCTAACTTTCGTcgcggcaccaccaccttccACTCTTCACAACAACTCTTGACGCATCTCACAACTTAATAGACAAGAGCAACAAGGCGACAGACACCGCCGCTACCACCACCTGTAACGACCAGCCCTCACTCAGCCCTA
Encoded here:
- the PIGT gene encoding GPI transamidase component PIG-T, encoding MRLSYFLTVLSIAGLASSQATQRPPDTFHESLTLHPLPDGKLSVLFEFTTHFSLHGGESQSHHTLTPPALLLPIEKNNVSELTVSFTAGQWHQERHGESGPLEYEAGGGGAEVRGWLVNGTTEETDERWDAVTKAFGGLFCAGVGAEHVGESVRTFGHLYAPARKDQNLTHYYVSNPHLHLCTENLTPFLSLLPSKGVSGLSSLLAQPGVVLAWGFKTEGIDVVMPTETEQGTWTGWWEGVVDLVPIPGSSRQHSINSLFKKPLPRAFPLASSSVLKVIAPSGGFSVDPAPNDVEGKWIDGTRHEEASWDLLVDGVAGHDIKFWFNDEADFVHPQTFEPPLVTISRVAANRYASDATFVVEITNHAEVDREVTYSEIWPWWVKGWLSEMSVKVKGDDAKWNDLIQSFEYNPSVPPTPSTTTLHIGLILPAHATTVITIPFTKLTLKYTDHRPDAERGREIPASVLTFHDIEGEADTGTEREDGVQSGTRDFRRSARRRIYGPKLLLDVPVPDFSMPYNVIIMSSTIMAVFFGSIQGRLIRRWGWVKKGNGGNGDGDSKSKLE